aggtaaagtagcttatcggattgcgttgccaccttttctttccaagattcatgatgtgctacacgtgtcacaattgaggaagtatattcctgatccctctcacatcatcaaggaagatgatattcagcttagagacaacttgtcttttgaagtggcaccaatgaggattgaggaacgtaggatcaagcagttgagaaacaagcaggttcctctggtaaaagtgatttggaaccaagtcacgggcgatgctacttgggaactagaagagaggatgaaggaacagtatccggaactcttcactgagccttaagtttcgaggacgaaactttctttttggggggtagtattgtaagacctggattttcagaacaagctaatttccgactcacgcgtagaatcagtgtaagcgtgacaggagtttgatatttgagaaagattaatgaagaagaaagttcaggaattgcttgaggaatgttgcgtagtcattttaggaattagagcgagtcgtctgcacacccgccttatggcaagcgtgtccagaataggctaatttcgctttagagcaacgttttaagtgagatttcgaatccttggaaaatttaaagattttctttatttttccttcgaccagcgtttcatttcggaactctggactgtacgcacgataggtttcacttttcggatgtccgccgacgctaatttctttgcttcgaaaccctattttcgagcaatggatgaagactttttctattcgggacttctaacgaagattccgtccatgttgccagacttgtttccacgtttccaatctttcttcagttggaagttttgtcgtttgagcatcacagcaaaaagtagtttttcggggcagattaaccgacaccgcttttgagtttttcgatatcgtttttcccaaatcctagatatttgttttgagttctggaattctgacgccagaatctctcttagaatttctcggtgatcgtgctgcaaaaatcggaatcgcgaaattttcattttcccgcgatttcacccgcctataaatagcgcgaaaaagcaaaatcctctcattttctttccatttgtggctgatttcgtggggagcaaggggggaggagatttccgcgaaaacttgaccaatcttcgtgcagttcgtccctacttctaggtatcgaggtaactatcatgaatcctgcctctgatttctgtttctgctgagtttctgaagtcgtttctgtgctctaagttttgagctttttctaaaattgtccgatttctctgatttctcgcttgggttatgttccttatgttcccctgagtctaaaacctctgtcagtaaactctgattgcgattcagttgtccaggatctgaaaaattgactcaaaactctttttgtctcacatttcgaaactttattgtcgaaaagacttaatctgacttcgtgcctttaggatttgttgtcacggatatcatgaggatcgttgctgtcaaatttgttttccgaactgataactttgaagttttgagcctttattttggaccaaaatgcccctggatagtcgtatttcgacccgattgtccgaaaattgttccgacaatttctttgccttagttttaccctaaaactaccttgtgaattgatttagatcgaagaaaaagttcgaaaaccctattttccatagtggccgaaacctaattgcttgggtaccgtgtccaaaaataatttttgggtctctatgacttgagccattgcgtagctctttcaattgtcgaaattttggcgccggtttcgtgtcattctgagttctgtagctcgagttatgctcgttttagcgaacgaagtctccgttgtcaatttgtgcctaaataggaactctgaagctttagaggctttctttacgatttcgattagtattagtagatcgtgttgctcctagtgaagcttgtgttgatgattgtgttttctttgttctaggttcgcaatttccatgcccaacttctactcacgaaggtaagggtaactcggttttagagcgtctttgagtcttgcatgcttttatcgcactgcctgtgtttgagatgaagatgtttatattgattggcagatgattatgattattatgctgaatttggaaaatgttttctgagaggcttcggccgtttactggtttctgtcgttactgcttcctcgTGGAtgaaacatgtggttactttggattggtccttgggtgggctttgttattgtctgacttggcatatagggcttgagtcaagtggcgatgaggaggtgtgtcctatcattgtcccatcttgcgagatgctaagtggcgatcaggaggtgtgtcctatgattgtcccgtcttgtgtgacgttaagtggcgattaggaggtgtgtcctatgattgtcccgtcatgtatgacgttataagtggcgatgaggaggtgtgtcctatcattgtcccgtcttgagagacgatattgatcgatccattttgttagcagcatatagttgcattatagggaactaacacctgaccctatgttgttggattttcgtattggtttattgatatctgatttgatgttacattgttgaggttattattatctgagtccaatttatgtttaagttgttgatatatgagttgagttatgttgctagttatttaccatgccaggtaattaaattcgaacagcatgatttttctcttttatacatggtaattgcatggagttaaccctttctatttgctacttgttgtttgggcgcttaacgctattaggcgatggagatccttccgccgatgcatagctactcgagttggagatcgagttgtaagcggtggagtagaggtatgagaagcagctttgcttctcttcttgtggattatgttggagtctctttcactttatgagaactctgttattaaagtcttgcttccgccactgttaaagtgcgcatgtttattctgaaccttacttatggtattgtaaactattattactgtatatcgggaaacaagttatctaaataaagttatggtatgtttccaaccttttagccgaagtgtttagttgttttacagaaaaaaaattcccttggtttttagggattgcagattggtccttagactttgttaggttactaatgtgactcctcagttgagaaattggggtgttacagacTTCAGCCCCAAATAAATATACCAAACCAGCATtacataaaaacaaacaagATCATAGGAAAAACCTCCTCCTGCTTGTGTCCATTTCCGGCTAAAGGAGAAAAATAAAGGACAGAAAGGGAATTTTTTTGACAGGCATTAGAAATACAGGACAAAATGTTTCACAAAGTCAGCCAAGAATTGAAACAATATGGCATGTAAAACATTGGACATGAAAAGCTTTACGAGTGAACAGAAAAGTTTGATCCTGttattcaaaataaaatctgAAATAACACTCAAAGCTACCAAGAAAGCAATCACTCCACCAATATCTTtcaattctctcaaattgattTGGTCATGCTTATTGAAATCACCAAGAAAAACAAAAGTCCctagaaagaaaacaaaagttcaattaaaaCTACTGAAGCTAGCTCTCAACTAAACTTTGCTACttatttcatcatcatcatcctcttcacTGTCTTCAACATGGATGTTCTTGTACCACTTAGCACAGAACAAGTAGAGAAAGAAGTCAACAGCAGTTAGCATTGCAAGGAGGAAGAAAAACCTGTCCATGTGGCCCATATTCAAGTTATTTGGAATCCACCCTGGCTTCTCACCTCTTGCAGTGATTCCCATCACCATGGCAACCAGCATGCTACTCACATAGTTCCCAAGAGAAATTGAGGCCATGCAAAGTGAGCTCCCAAAGCTTTTTATTCCATCTGGGGCTTGACCATTAAAGAACTCCAATTGACCCACATACATGAAAACTTCTGAAGCACCAACTAAAACGTACTGCGGAATTTGCCAAAATATGCTCAATGAACTAGCTTTCTGCCCAGGAATAATATGTCTCAGCCTTACAAGCTCTGTAGTACCAGCTGCAACCATGGAAAACATTCCAATAATTAGGCCAACTCCCATTCTTTGAAGCTCGGTTAATCCCTTAGGGTTGCCGCTCAGCCTTCCGGCCAATGGAACGAGGACTTGCCGATAAAGTCCGGTGCATATGAGCACACTGCAGATATCAAACACTGACATGCTGGCTGCTGGCAAGTGAAAACCCCTTACCTTGTTGCTCATGACATCCCCTTGCTCCACGAAAAGAGAAGCCATTTGTGTGAACACGACCGAGTAAATGATGGTGCATAGCCAAACCGGTAACATTCGCAACACGCATTTGGCTTCCTCAACTTGAGTTACCGTGCAAATCCGCCAATGATTCTTGAGATCACTCTCATCTTTCTCTGTTACAGTTGCTGCCTTGTCCATGAATCTGCTCAACATCAAGAAAAATGAATGAATAAATGATACAAGTTTCATTTCAATACGGACAATCAGATTGGAAAGTGATTCCTAGACATTCGCATAGTGAAAACACCACTATTTGGGTGTCTAAGTATCACTCAAGTGTATCATATATTGTCAATCACAAATGTTTTGAAGAAACACTATATATAGCTATTTTACTTGTAAATAAAGACATCTTACCCAAGATCTTCAGTGTGAAGAATCTTCCTACTCCCTTTAATGGCAGATTCAGGACCATCAACCTCATAAAGCTGGTCACCCTTAGCTggttgaaccttcctcttcctaGCAGCAGCCACAAATACTGCCACCACCCTAATCACTGGATTCCCACATGGCTTTACTTTTATGTATTTACTATATCCTGATAAGAATGAAATCAAGGCGATCACAGCGGAGGCCAACGACACCGCGAAACCCATTGTCCACATCCCTGTGTCCTCATAATAAACCAGCACAGTGTTGGAGAAGAGAGATCCAACATTGAGGGCAAAGTAGAAATAGCAGAAGAAAGCCTCTCTTGAGTTGCTGATTTTGTTGGTCTTTTCATCAAATTGATCAGCACCTAAGGTTGCTAAGGTAGGTTGGTGCCCTCCATAGCCAAATGCCACTAGATAGATGGACATGTAGAAAATTGCAGTCCCCACTGAGGATGTTTCCTTACATTGTATCACTGCATCACCACAACCATGTGGATGGAGCAAGAATTTCCAAGATGTGAAGGACAATAGCCCCAAGCCCTATTCATGTTGAAACACATTCAGCAATTAGCTCGATAAGGAAATTGATTCGTAGACATCTGCATAGTGCAAACATCTGACATATATCATTGTTTGAGTGTCTAAGTATCGTTAGTTAGAGATTGGATTTTATTCTAAACCCCAAAGCATATAGATGCATGGTAAATAATGATGCATACCAGAACAAAAAAGCACTGAAAGATTGTGCAGGTTTTGAATCGACCGAAGTAAGAATCACTAAGGAAAGCTCCAATGAGTGAGAAGATGTAAACAGTTCCTGTCCACAAGCTGACACTATTTGCAGCCTGAGCACTGTCTTGACCAAGGACTCTAGTTAGGAACAGAACCAAGTTCACTCCAACTCCAAAGAAAGCTAGTGTAGCCAGTGCTTGATTCGCTGCATTCAATTAAGGTTCaaaaatacaaattaagaatattatttaatatagtgATGAGTTAATTAGCAATGGTTAATATAGTGATGAGTTAATTAGCAATGGTTAATTAATTTGTTTAGTACTACGTACACAGCAAGATAAATGCAGTTGTCCATCCTCCTTGACTCTTCCCACCACTTCCCTTGTTGCTGCCATTGATTCCTCCTTCTGCCATCTGTTCGTTTGTTTGAACCAAACATAGTCACAAGTTTCAACCATGGAAGTTAGAATAAGTG
This is a stretch of genomic DNA from Lotus japonicus ecotype B-129 chromosome 1, LjGifu_v1.2. It encodes these proteins:
- the LOC130729029 gene encoding protein NRT1/ PTR FAMILY 7.1-like, which translates into the protein MDSGLRTAQPVSSVDIETIDQMAEGGINGSNKGSGGKSQGGWTTAFILLSNQALATLAFFGVGVNLVLFLTRVLGQDSAQAANSVSLWTGTVYIFSLIGAFLSDSYFGRFKTCTIFQCFFVLGLGLLSFTSWKFLLHPHGCGDAVIQCKETSSVGTAIFYMSIYLVAFGYGGHQPTLATLGADQFDEKTNKISNSREAFFCYFYFALNVGSLFSNTVLVYYEDTGMWTMGFAVSLASAVIALISFLSGYSKYIKVKPCGNPVIRVVAVFVAAARKRKVQPAKGDQLYEVDGPESAIKGSRKILHTEDLGFMDKAATVTEKDESDLKNHWRICTVTQVEEAKCVLRMLPVWLCTIIYSVVFTQMASLFVEQGDVMSNKVRGFHLPAASMSVFDICSVLICTGLYRQVLVPLAGRLSGNPKGLTELQRMGVGLIIGMFSMVAAGTTELVRLRHIIPGQKASSLSIFWQIPQYVLVGASEVFMYVGQLEFFNGQAPDGIKSFGSSLCMASISLGNYVSSMLVAMVMGITARGEKPGWIPNNLNMGHMDRFFFLLAMLTAVDFFLYLFCAKWYKNIHVEDSEEDDDDEISSKV